Proteins from a single region of Pseudodesulfovibrio portus:
- the uvrA gene encoding excinuclease ABC subunit UvrA codes for MTKATEHKSIHIEGARHHNLKDLTLDIPRDSLVVVCGPSGSGKSTLAFDIVYAEGQRRYVESLSAYARQFLPQMDKPDVDKVEGLSPAISLEQQTATRNPRSTVGTVTEVYDFLRVFYARLGKFYCPECGQPIEAQTTDQIVDTILALPEGTKFMLLAPLVEHQKGTHKDLFKKLKKDGFVRVRVGGELYSLDEVPELEKNKKHTIDLVVDRLVLKDGIKKRLADSVELALEKGDERLIVSVVGGDSPGDTAMSTLSTCPACRISMPRLTPQLFSFNSPQGACPTCNGIGTVEYFEPDLIAPNKGLSLNDGGIIPWKSAYRQEQYGPKLRALGKLHGFNENTPLSDFSPEAWDDLFYGNPKVNWQGVVPILEYGQQMSGVWDHWTARFQQSRPCPDCDGARLKPEALAVRVAGKNMFEFASMSIQRALDWLQDLDFSGHDTLISEPLLKELTHRLGFMVNVGLEYLSLGRNMATLSGGEAQRIRLASQLGSGLVGVTYVLDEPSIGLHPRDNQRLLDTLRSLQSRGNTVLVVEHDEPTIREADHVIEIGPSSGWLGGEIVYQGDVDGLLEADTLTGKYLRGDMFIEPPATRRKDTGRIRLLDVQTNNLKNLDVDIPLGVMTCVTGVSGSGKSSLVMDSMYKHLLLHMGQKANNPGKIGGIDGLDKIEKVISIDQTPIGRTPRSNPATYTKIFDEIRKIFAGAKEARKRGYKPGRFSFNVKGGRCEACKGDGQIRVEMHFLPDVYVTCETCKGKRYNAQTLEVEYRGKTIADVLDMTVRQAREFFANHPALMRKLDVLAQVGLEYLRLGQPATTLSGGEAQRIKISRELGKRSLPGALYILDEPTTGLHMHEVGKLIHVLHALVDKNATVIVIEHNTDVIKASDHVIDLGPGGGEHGGQIVASGTPEEILANPDSATGQFL; via the coding sequence ATGACCAAAGCCACCGAACACAAATCCATCCATATAGAAGGTGCCCGGCACCACAATCTCAAGGACCTGACCCTGGACATCCCCCGCGACAGCCTGGTGGTCGTGTGCGGCCCGTCCGGGTCGGGCAAGTCCACCCTGGCCTTCGACATCGTCTACGCCGAGGGCCAGCGCCGATACGTGGAGTCGCTCTCGGCCTACGCCCGCCAGTTCCTGCCCCAGATGGACAAGCCGGACGTGGACAAGGTGGAGGGGCTGTCCCCGGCCATCTCGCTGGAACAGCAGACCGCCACCCGCAACCCGCGCTCCACCGTGGGCACGGTGACCGAGGTCTACGACTTCCTGCGCGTGTTCTACGCCCGGCTGGGCAAGTTCTACTGCCCCGAGTGCGGCCAGCCCATCGAGGCCCAGACCACGGACCAGATCGTGGACACCATCCTGGCCCTGCCCGAAGGCACCAAGTTCATGCTCCTGGCCCCGCTCGTCGAGCACCAGAAGGGCACGCACAAGGACCTGTTCAAGAAGCTCAAGAAGGACGGCTTCGTGCGCGTGCGCGTGGGCGGCGAGCTGTACTCCCTGGACGAGGTGCCCGAGCTGGAGAAGAACAAGAAGCACACCATCGACCTGGTGGTGGACCGCCTGGTGCTCAAGGATGGCATCAAGAAGCGGCTGGCCGACTCCGTGGAGCTGGCCCTGGAAAAGGGCGACGAGCGGCTCATCGTGTCCGTGGTGGGCGGCGACAGCCCCGGCGACACCGCCATGTCCACCCTGTCCACCTGCCCCGCCTGCCGCATCTCCATGCCGCGTCTCACCCCGCAGCTCTTCTCCTTCAACTCGCCCCAGGGGGCCTGCCCGACCTGCAACGGCATCGGCACCGTTGAATATTTCGAGCCCGACCTGATCGCGCCCAACAAGGGCCTCTCCCTGAACGACGGCGGCATCATCCCGTGGAAATCCGCCTACCGCCAGGAGCAGTACGGGCCCAAGCTCAGGGCGCTGGGCAAGCTGCACGGGTTCAACGAGAACACCCCGCTGTCCGACTTCTCGCCCGAGGCCTGGGACGACCTGTTCTACGGCAATCCCAAGGTCAACTGGCAGGGCGTGGTGCCCATCCTGGAATACGGCCAGCAGATGTCCGGCGTCTGGGATCACTGGACCGCCCGCTTCCAGCAGTCCCGCCCCTGCCCGGACTGCGATGGCGCGCGCCTCAAGCCCGAGGCCCTGGCCGTGCGCGTGGCCGGGAAAAACATGTTCGAGTTCGCGTCCATGTCCATCCAGCGGGCGCTCGACTGGCTCCAAGACCTCGATTTCAGCGGGCACGACACCCTCATCTCCGAGCCGCTCCTGAAGGAGCTCACCCACCGCCTCGGGTTCATGGTCAACGTGGGGTTGGAATACCTCTCCCTTGGCCGGAACATGGCCACCCTGTCCGGCGGCGAGGCCCAGCGCATCCGGCTCGCCTCCCAACTCGGCTCCGGCCTTGTCGGCGTGACCTACGTGCTGGACGAGCCGTCCATCGGGCTGCACCCCCGCGACAACCAGCGGCTCCTGGACACCCTGCGCTCGCTCCAGTCGCGCGGCAACACCGTGCTGGTGGTCGAGCACGACGAGCCCACCATCCGCGAGGCGGACCACGTCATCGAGATCGGCCCCTCATCGGGCTGGCTCGGCGGCGAGATCGTCTACCAGGGCGACGTGGACGGCCTGCTCGAGGCGGATACCCTGACCGGCAAGTACCTGCGCGGCGACATGTTCATCGAGCCGCCCGCGACCCGACGCAAAGACACGGGCCGAATCCGACTCCTCGACGTCCAGACCAACAACCTCAAGAATCTCGACGTGGACATCCCCCTCGGCGTCATGACCTGCGTCACCGGCGTGTCCGGATCGGGCAAGTCGTCCCTGGTCATGGACTCCATGTACAAGCACCTGCTCCTGCACATGGGGCAGAAGGCAAACAATCCCGGCAAGATCGGCGGCATCGACGGCCTGGACAAGATAGAGAAGGTCATCTCCATCGACCAGACGCCCATCGGCCGTACCCCGCGCTCCAACCCGGCCACCTACACCAAGATTTTCGACGAAATCCGCAAGATCTTCGCCGGAGCCAAGGAGGCCCGCAAGCGCGGCTACAAGCCCGGCCGGTTCTCCTTCAACGTCAAGGGCGGCCGCTGCGAGGCGTGCAAGGGCGACGGCCAGATCAGGGTCGAGATGCACTTCCTGCCCGACGTCTACGTCACCTGCGAGACCTGCAAGGGCAAGCGGTACAACGCCCAGACCCTGGAGGTCGAATACAGGGGCAAGACCATCGCCGACGTGCTGGACATGACCGTGCGCCAGGCGCGCGAGTTCTTCGCCAACCATCCCGCGCTCATGCGCAAGCTCGACGTGCTCGCCCAGGTCGGCCTGGAATACCTGCGCCTGGGCCAGCCCGCCACCACCCTGTCCGGCGGCGAGGCCCAACGCATCAAAATCTCCCGCGAACTCGGCAAGCGCAGCCTGCCCGGCGCGCTCTACATCCTGGACGAGCCCACCACCGGCCTGCACATGCACGAGGTCGGCAAACTCATCCACGTGCTCCACGCCCTGGTGGACAAAAACGCCACGGTCATCGTCATCGAGCACAACACCGACGTCATCAAGGCCTCGGACCACGTCATCGACCTCGGCCCCGGCGGCGGCGAACACGGCGGCCAGATAGTCGCCTCCGGCACGCCCGAGGAAATCCTCGCCAACCCCGACAGCGCCACCGGACAGTTCCTATAG
- a CDS encoding tetratricopeptide repeat protein: protein MIRYLLFLLAIGLFTAGVCTGLPENPPISMAELDRTLAAIYHAEQLKLCDECNDISDGTDKANQLARLACKSMFCSYVIADDDVLKVIALLKQAASLGSPKANYDLGCMLNKIDKDRAAEHIKTAAELGHPLAQARYAVRLYSEGDINAAIQWYEKAASHGDKDIAARFGMLLYMNSFIENDPQQRARGSSMIRELARGGNIQAQECMVYSTMGGDFDEDYAWLLAQAESGNAQYFYIAGFIYDQGAGVKKDLKTAKTWYEKAVRARSELGGLRLFMLLENEATNQ from the coding sequence ATGATAAGATACCTGTTGTTTCTCCTTGCGATCGGCCTGTTCACGGCAGGTGTTTGCACCGGCCTTCCCGAAAATCCTCCAATATCCATGGCCGAATTGGACAGAACGCTCGCAGCGATCTATCACGCAGAACAACTGAAGCTATGTGACGAATGCAATGACATCTCGGATGGAACGGATAAAGCAAATCAGCTTGCTCGCTTAGCCTGCAAATCAATGTTCTGCTCATACGTTATTGCGGATGACGATGTCCTCAAGGTCATCGCACTCTTAAAACAGGCAGCAAGCCTTGGGAGCCCCAAAGCCAATTACGATCTAGGCTGCATGCTGAACAAAATTGATAAAGATCGTGCTGCAGAACATATAAAAACCGCCGCTGAGTTGGGCCACCCCCTAGCGCAGGCCCGTTATGCTGTTCGCCTGTATTCTGAAGGAGACATAAACGCCGCTATTCAGTGGTACGAAAAAGCAGCCTCTCACGGCGACAAGGACATAGCAGCGCGTTTCGGAATGTTGCTCTACATGAATTCCTTCATCGAAAACGATCCCCAACAACGAGCCCGGGGAAGTTCCATGATACGTGAACTCGCCAGAGGCGGAAATATTCAGGCGCAGGAATGCATGGTTTATTCGACCATGGGCGGGGACTTCGATGAAGACTACGCGTGGCTCCTGGCCCAAGCCGAATCAGGCAACGCGCAATATTTTTACATTGCAGGCTTCATATATGACCAGGGGGCAGGAGTAAAAAAGGATCTTAAAACCGCAAAGACCTGGTACGAAAAAGCAGTCAGGGCCAGATCAGAATTGGGAGGCCTGAGATTGTTCATGCTTCTTGAAAACGAGGCAACCAACCAATAA
- a CDS encoding M48 family metalloprotease, whose product MSNADTIKRWSRREFIKAGGMTVAGAALSGCAKNPVTGENQLMLVSEQQEIAMDRQASPQQLSTDYGVVRSMDLDDYVGKVGKSLSDTSHRPHMPFNYNVVNANYVNAYAFPGGTIACTRGIMLEVDNEAELAALLGHEIGHVNARHTASRMSSQILISGAAGLGGALIGAKYGNTWGAVAGGLGGIGVGLLLASYSRDDERQADALGMQYMTNADYNPDGMIGLMEMLNEQHDREPSALEVMFSTHPMSSERLATARQRANTKYLGAKQYAFYRERYMDNTAKLRAIGPAIKDMQKAEKLGGKKQYDEAETTMRTALLQVPDDYAGLLIMSKLLAAQKKYDEALAYAEHAHQVYPEEAQASAMTGLLALNAKKYSRAYDGFQAYDKALPGNPMVGFYKGYSQEKMGNRKEAAQEYYKYLQKVREGDAANHAYSRLVQWGYLRGEVTPGTSEFEIMA is encoded by the coding sequence ATGAGCAATGCAGATACGATCAAAAGATGGAGCCGCCGCGAATTCATCAAGGCGGGCGGGATGACCGTTGCGGGCGCGGCCCTTTCCGGATGCGCAAAGAACCCGGTCACGGGCGAGAACCAGCTCATGCTGGTCAGCGAGCAGCAGGAAATCGCCATGGACAGGCAGGCCTCGCCGCAGCAGCTGTCCACGGACTACGGCGTGGTGCGGAGCATGGACCTCGACGACTACGTGGGCAAGGTGGGCAAATCCCTGTCCGACACCTCGCACCGGCCGCACATGCCCTTCAACTACAACGTGGTCAACGCCAACTACGTCAACGCCTACGCCTTTCCCGGCGGGACCATCGCCTGCACGCGCGGCATCATGCTCGAGGTGGACAACGAGGCCGAGCTGGCCGCCCTGCTCGGCCACGAGATCGGCCACGTCAACGCCCGGCACACGGCCTCGCGCATGAGTTCACAGATACTCATCAGCGGGGCTGCGGGGCTGGGCGGCGCGCTCATCGGGGCCAAGTACGGCAACACCTGGGGCGCGGTGGCCGGCGGCCTCGGCGGCATAGGGGTGGGGCTGCTCCTGGCCTCCTACTCCCGCGACGACGAGCGCCAGGCCGACGCCCTGGGTATGCAGTACATGACCAACGCGGACTACAACCCGGACGGCATGATCGGGCTCATGGAGATGCTCAACGAACAGCACGACCGCGAACCGAGCGCCCTGGAGGTCATGTTCTCCACCCATCCCATGAGCTCAGAGCGGCTGGCCACTGCCCGCCAGCGGGCCAACACCAAATATCTCGGCGCAAAGCAATACGCCTTTTACCGCGAGCGGTACATGGACAACACCGCCAAGCTGCGCGCCATCGGCCCGGCCATCAAGGACATGCAGAAGGCGGAAAAACTCGGCGGCAAGAAGCAATACGACGAGGCCGAAACCACCATGCGCACGGCCCTGCTCCAGGTGCCGGACGATTACGCCGGGCTGCTGATCATGTCCAAGCTCCTGGCCGCCCAAAAGAAATACGACGAGGCCCTGGCCTACGCCGAACACGCCCACCAGGTCTACCCCGAGGAGGCCCAGGCCAGCGCCATGACCGGCCTGCTCGCCCTCAACGCCAAGAAATACTCCCGCGCCTACGACGGCTTCCAGGCCTACGACAAGGCCCTGCCCGGCAACCCCATGGTCGGATTCTACAAGGGGTATTCCCAGGAAAAGATGGGCAACCGCAAGGAAGCGGCCCAGGAATACTACAAGTACCTGCAGAAGGTGCGCGAGGGCGACGCCGCGAACCATGCCTACTCGCGGCTGGTGCAGTGGGGCTATCTCAGGGGCGAGGTCACTCCCGGAACGTCCGAGTTCGAGATAATGGCCTAG
- a CDS encoding substrate-binding periplasmic protein: protein MTKNPPPTHRPQPFGPRFRLLGRGLVTATFLAVLFAAAPCAAQRTYRISYSPGAAIHAIAKERVQSAYERAGLAVEFVPMPHKRSLQSADEGSVDGEVGRIEGIEKNYPDLVRVPVKVIDLLACAYVLDRSPIRRYSPNLLNELKVCAVFGVQWAKDLLNCRTAEMVSDYDKLMAMLVEKRVDMVLGSALSVEAVLSKKGDWNKHVRRLNPPASCQPLYHYVHKNNARLVPLLEKALRELWAEGRWNTSPSP, encoded by the coding sequence ATGACGAAAAACCCGCCGCCCACACATCGACCGCAGCCATTCGGCCCCCGATTCCGGCTCCTTGGACGCGGGCTCGTCACTGCCACGTTCCTGGCCGTCCTGTTCGCGGCTGCGCCCTGCGCGGCGCAAAGGACATACCGGATCAGTTACTCGCCCGGAGCGGCCATCCATGCCATTGCCAAAGAAAGGGTGCAGTCCGCCTACGAACGGGCCGGGCTCGCCGTGGAATTCGTCCCCATGCCGCACAAGCGGTCGCTCCAATCCGCCGACGAGGGCAGCGTGGACGGCGAGGTGGGCCGCATAGAAGGCATCGAGAAAAACTATCCCGATCTCGTGCGCGTCCCGGTCAAGGTCATCGACCTGCTCGCATGCGCCTATGTCCTGGACAGGTCGCCGATACGGCGATACAGCCCGAACCTGCTGAATGAATTGAAGGTCTGTGCGGTCTTCGGCGTGCAGTGGGCAAAGGACCTCCTGAACTGCCGAACTGCGGAGATGGTCAGCGACTATGACAAGCTCATGGCCATGCTGGTCGAGAAGCGGGTGGATATGGTCCTGGGGAGCGCCCTCAGCGTCGAGGCGGTCCTCAGCAAAAAAGGGGACTGGAACAAGCACGTCCGCAGACTGAATCCGCCCGCCTCCTGCCAGCCCCTCTATCACTACGTGCACAAGAATAACGCGCGGCTCGTCCCGCTGCTGGAGAAGGCCCTCAGGGAATTGTGGGCCGAAGGCCGGTGGAACACCAGCCCCTCGCCATAG
- a CDS encoding DUF362 domain-containing protein, translating into MSGLNSVLDRRRFIRNVIMLGAGILSGVGLPAPVFARGKSRVVLVKTDDRALGVARALAEFDLSGFRGATVALKANYNSADPFPASTHPDTLRALTQGLKDAGAGPMALVERSGMGVTARVLEELGVHDVAREVGFKVVVMDRLGADGYVHHAPLDSHWKKGFLLERHFAEADRVVQTCCLKTHQYGGHFTLSLKNAVGAVAKYDPATGYNYMNELHGSRRQRTLIAEISQVFRNDLIVMDGLRAFVSGGPHAGRQVEPGVIVVGTDPVAVDAVGVAILRLYGTTPEVARGAVFEQEQIARAVELGLGAATPEDIELVPLGPDADNLARRVREELA; encoded by the coding sequence ATGTCCGGATTGAACAGCGTATTGGATCGTCGGCGGTTTATCAGGAACGTCATCATGTTGGGGGCCGGTATCCTTTCGGGGGTCGGGCTGCCCGCGCCCGTGTTCGCGCGGGGGAAGTCCAGGGTGGTCCTGGTCAAAACCGATGATCGGGCTCTGGGCGTGGCCCGGGCTCTGGCCGAGTTCGACCTGTCCGGGTTCCGGGGCGCGACCGTGGCCCTCAAGGCCAACTACAACAGCGCGGACCCGTTCCCCGCCTCCACCCACCCGGACACGCTCCGGGCGTTGACGCAGGGCCTCAAGGACGCCGGGGCCGGGCCCATGGCCCTGGTGGAGCGGAGCGGCATGGGCGTCACCGCCAGGGTGCTCGAGGAGCTGGGGGTCCATGACGTGGCCCGCGAGGTCGGGTTCAAGGTGGTGGTCATGGACCGGCTCGGCGCGGACGGCTACGTGCACCACGCGCCGCTCGACAGCCACTGGAAGAAGGGGTTTCTGCTGGAGCGCCACTTCGCCGAGGCGGACCGCGTGGTCCAGACCTGCTGCCTCAAGACCCACCAGTACGGCGGCCACTTCACCCTGTCGCTGAAAAACGCGGTGGGTGCCGTGGCCAAGTACGACCCGGCAACCGGCTACAACTACATGAACGAGCTGCACGGCTCGCGCCGGCAGCGCACCCTCATCGCCGAGATCAGCCAGGTTTTCCGCAACGACCTGATCGTCATGGACGGTCTCCGTGCGTTCGTCTCCGGCGGCCCGCACGCGGGCAGACAGGTGGAGCCGGGCGTGATCGTCGTCGGGACCGACCCCGTGGCCGTTGACGCCGTCGGCGTGGCCATCCTGCGCCTGTACGGGACCACCCCCGAGGTCGCCCGGGGAGCCGTCTTCGAACAGGAGCAGATCGCCCGGGCCGTCGAACTCGGCCTGGGGGCCGCCACCCCCGAAGACATCGAGCTGGTCCCCCTGGGACCGGACGCTGACAACCTGGCGCGGCGGGTGCGGGAGGAGCTGGCGTGA
- a CDS encoding vitamin B12-dependent ribonucleotide reductase codes for MPKLKMPANLPDPIINENAKIVLKRRYQKKDAEGIVYETTKELFWRVASAIAEEEGKYKNSSCKPASLARDFYDLMTSYRFLPNSPTLMNAGTDIGQLAACFVLPVEDDIEGIFDAVKHAAMIHKSGGGTGFSFSRLRAKDSVVGSTGGVASGPLSFLKIFNCATEQIKQGGTRRGANMGILRVDHPDIMEFIKAKERDGDLNNFNLSIALTETFMKAVEKKEDYDLVAPNSGETVGTLNAREVFNILVQKAWESGDPGIVFLDRINRDNPTPKLGEIESTNPCGEQPLLPYEACNLGSINLGKCYAKGRNGKDSEVDWDELKRIVHLSVRFLDNVIDASQYPLEQITRMVETNRKIGLGVMGWADLLYQLKIPYNSQTAVDLAERVMKFVHDESRSASKILAAERGAFPAYPESTFGEANLGPYRNATTTTIAPTGTLSIIGGCSSGVEPLFALSFVRNVMDNDKLVETNPFFEQAVKDVDAYSGKLMEEIAKVGSIRKMDHLPEELRKIFVTSMDIEPIWHLKMQAAFQKFTDNAVSKTVNLPASATKEDIWDIYWKAYEYGCKGVTVYRDGSKTSQVLCTGDGDKKKDKAKGESVVKSRPDVIYGFTQKIPTGLGMLFLTVNEMDGKPFEVFATIGKSGGSITAKAEAIGRLVSLALRSGVEVREIVQQLKGIGGENPKFMKKHLVKSIPDAIAHVFESRYLSGENVDGNVASLNKELCPDCGEPLVFEEGCHICKSCAYTKCG; via the coding sequence ATGCCCAAGCTCAAGATGCCCGCCAACCTTCCGGACCCGATCATCAATGAAAACGCCAAGATAGTATTGAAACGGCGTTATCAGAAAAAGGACGCCGAAGGCATCGTCTATGAGACCACCAAGGAACTCTTCTGGCGGGTGGCATCGGCCATCGCGGAAGAGGAGGGCAAGTACAAGAACTCAAGCTGCAAGCCCGCATCGTTGGCGCGTGACTTCTACGACCTGATGACCTCCTACCGGTTTCTGCCCAACTCCCCCACGCTGATGAACGCGGGCACGGACATCGGGCAGCTGGCGGCCTGTTTCGTCCTGCCGGTGGAGGATGACATCGAGGGCATCTTCGACGCGGTCAAGCACGCGGCCATGATCCACAAGTCCGGCGGCGGCACGGGCTTCTCCTTCTCCCGGCTCCGGGCCAAGGATTCCGTGGTCGGCTCCACCGGCGGCGTGGCTTCCGGCCCGCTGTCGTTCCTCAAGATTTTCAACTGCGCCACCGAGCAGATCAAGCAGGGCGGCACCCGGCGCGGGGCCAACATGGGCATCCTGCGCGTAGACCATCCGGATATCATGGAGTTCATCAAGGCCAAGGAGCGGGACGGCGACCTGAACAACTTCAACCTGTCCATCGCCCTGACCGAGACCTTCATGAAGGCCGTCGAGAAGAAGGAGGACTACGATCTCGTGGCCCCCAACTCCGGCGAGACCGTGGGCACCCTCAACGCCCGCGAGGTGTTCAACATCCTGGTGCAGAAGGCCTGGGAGTCCGGCGATCCGGGCATCGTGTTCCTGGACCGCATCAATCGCGACAACCCGACCCCCAAGCTGGGCGAGATCGAGTCCACCAACCCGTGCGGCGAACAGCCCCTGCTGCCCTACGAGGCCTGCAACCTCGGCTCCATCAACCTCGGCAAGTGCTACGCCAAGGGCAGGAACGGCAAGGATTCCGAGGTGGACTGGGACGAGCTCAAGCGCATCGTCCACCTGTCCGTCCGCTTCCTGGACAACGTCATCGACGCCTCCCAGTATCCCCTGGAGCAGATCACCAGGATGGTCGAGACCAACCGCAAGATCGGCCTGGGCGTCATGGGCTGGGCGGACCTGCTCTACCAGCTCAAGATTCCGTACAACTCCCAGACCGCCGTGGACCTGGCCGAGCGGGTCATGAAGTTCGTCCACGACGAGTCCCGGTCCGCGTCCAAGATTCTGGCCGCCGAGCGCGGCGCGTTCCCGGCCTACCCGGAGTCCACCTTCGGCGAGGCCAACCTCGGCCCCTACCGCAACGCCACCACCACGACCATCGCGCCCACCGGCACCCTGTCCATCATCGGCGGCTGCTCCTCCGGCGTTGAGCCGCTGTTCGCCCTGTCCTTCGTGCGCAACGTCATGGACAACGACAAGCTGGTGGAGACCAACCCGTTCTTCGAGCAGGCCGTCAAGGACGTGGACGCCTATTCCGGCAAGCTCATGGAGGAGATCGCCAAGGTCGGCTCCATCAGGAAGATGGACCACCTGCCCGAGGAATTGCGCAAGATTTTCGTCACCTCCATGGACATCGAGCCCATCTGGCATCTCAAGATGCAGGCCGCCTTCCAGAAATTCACGGACAACGCGGTGTCCAAGACCGTGAACCTGCCCGCTTCCGCCACCAAGGAAGACATCTGGGACATCTACTGGAAGGCCTACGAATACGGCTGCAAGGGCGTCACGGTCTACCGCGACGGGTCCAAGACCTCTCAGGTCCTGTGCACCGGCGACGGCGACAAGAAGAAGGACAAGGCCAAGGGCGAGTCCGTGGTCAAGTCCCGCCCGGACGTGATCTACGGCTTCACCCAGAAGATCCCCACGGGCCTGGGCATGCTGTTCCTGACCGTCAACGAGATGGACGGCAAGCCGTTCGAGGTCTTCGCCACCATCGGCAAGTCCGGCGGGTCCATCACGGCCAAGGCCGAGGCCATCGGCCGTCTCGTGTCCCTGGCCCTGCGCTCCGGCGTTGAGGTGCGCGAGATCGTGCAGCAGCTCAAGGGCATCGGCGGCGAGAACCCGAAGTTCATGAAGAAGCACCTGGTCAAGTCCATCCCGGACGCCATCGCCCACGTGTTCGAGTCCCGCTACCTGAGCGGCGAGAACGTGGACGGCAACGTGGCCTCCCTGAACAAGGAACTCTGCCCCGACTGCGGCGAGCCCCTCGTGTTCGAGGAAGGCTGCCACATCTGCAAGTCCTGCGCCTACACCAAGTGCGGGTAA
- a CDS encoding HAD family hydrolase: MRSGTGAPRFIDGFDVILLDVQKTFMFGVDRFGPEENFADTYRGMGGDRLGDAAVNAVIRTSFEYLISRYGDSAYFDDFPSLDQAMAAAKEAEGLDPEELRLLQRTFARHECGTVSPEYAGLLMELAATHRLGIVSNIWASKDTWLDEFRGSGILHLFEKMVFSSDFRSIKPSPALFREAVGAFDAPLDRILFVGDSPAYDIAGAKGAGLAAVLTLNHGPIPDLDPPPDRMLDDLFGLIREPL; this comes from the coding sequence GTGAGGTCCGGAACCGGCGCGCCGCGTTTCATCGACGGCTTCGACGTCATCCTGCTCGACGTCCAGAAGACGTTCATGTTCGGTGTGGACCGGTTCGGCCCCGAAGAGAATTTCGCCGACACCTACCGGGGCATGGGCGGCGACCGCCTGGGGGACGCGGCCGTCAACGCCGTGATCCGCACCAGCTTCGAGTATCTCATCAGCCGGTACGGCGACTCGGCCTATTTCGACGACTTTCCGAGTCTGGACCAGGCAATGGCGGCCGCGAAGGAAGCCGAAGGCCTGGACCCGGAGGAGCTGCGGCTTCTTCAGCGGACATTCGCCCGTCACGAGTGCGGCACCGTCTCCCCGGAGTACGCCGGTTTGCTCATGGAACTCGCCGCCACCCACCGGCTGGGCATCGTATCCAACATCTGGGCGTCCAAGGACACCTGGCTCGACGAATTTCGCGGTTCCGGCATCCTGCACCTGTTCGAGAAGATGGTCTTTTCCTCGGATTTCCGCAGCATCAAGCCGTCGCCCGCGCTCTTCCGGGAGGCGGTGGGGGCCTTTGACGCGCCCCTGGACAGGATTCTTTTCGTCGGGGACAGCCCGGCTTATGACATCGCCGGGGCAAAGGGCGCGGGGCTGGCCGCCGTGCTGACCCTCAACCACGGCCCGATACCCGACCTCGATCCACCCCCTGACAGGATGCTGGACGACCTGTTCGGCCTGATCCGGGAGCCTCTCTAG
- a CDS encoding glutamine amidotransferase encodes MDKFLIVRTGGTFPDYARKRKDFEHWTAEGMGLADGQWLCVDVQAGEPLPDPAGFAGAAMTGSHDMVTDGMQWIHDTKAWVCRAVDAGLPLLGICFGHQLMADALGGEAGYHPDGVEIGTADITLTAEAGADPLLVGLPAVFKGHVTHSQTALRVPPGAALLATGTHDPHQCFRVGEHAWGVQFHPEFDADAIRHYIDMREADLLQEGCDVTGIRATVCDTPESASLLVRFVEYCRKR; translated from the coding sequence ATGGACAAATTTCTCATCGTCAGGACCGGCGGCACGTTCCCGGATTACGCACGGAAGCGCAAGGATTTCGAGCACTGGACCGCTGAGGGCATGGGCCTTGCGGACGGCCAATGGCTGTGCGTGGACGTGCAGGCGGGCGAGCCCCTGCCCGACCCGGCGGGGTTCGCGGGCGCGGCCATGACCGGTTCCCACGACATGGTCACGGACGGCATGCAGTGGATTCACGACACCAAGGCGTGGGTCTGCCGGGCCGTGGACGCGGGCTTGCCGCTGCTCGGCATCTGCTTCGGCCACCAGCTCATGGCCGACGCCCTGGGCGGCGAGGCTGGCTACCACCCTGACGGCGTGGAGATCGGCACGGCGGACATCACCCTGACGGCCGAGGCCGGGGCCGACCCGTTGCTCGTCGGCCTGCCCGCAGTGTTCAAGGGCCACGTCACCCATTCCCAGACCGCGCTCAGGGTCCCGCCCGGCGCGGCCCTGCTGGCCACGGGCACCCACGACCCGCACCAGTGCTTCCGTGTGGGCGAGCATGCCTGGGGCGTCCAGTTCCACCCGGAGTTCGACGCCGACGCCATTCGCCACTACATCGACATGCGCGAGGCGGACCTGCTGCAAGAGGGGTGCGACGTGACCGGCATACGGGCCACGGTCTGCGACACCCCGGAGTCGGCCTCTTTGCTCGTGAGGTTCGTGGAGTATTGCCGGAAACGGTGA